The genomic segment TTCGACATAGCTTTCACGTATATCAATACCGTGCTTGCCACAAAAACGGGCAACCCGAGTAAATAAATTGGTGGAATCCACCTGGCCCGCGGCGTAGGCAATTTGGTAAGCAGAGCTTGCCCCGGCTGCGGGTGTCATTATGGATTCGCTATCCAGGGTGTTGCGCACCTTTTGCGCAAGCCGTGCATGCTCGCTCAGCTGCGCCAGCGAATAGCGAGCAAGGTAATTGTGATTGGCTGCACCGACAAAGTCGCGGAGGGTTTCGCGGGTGGCTTTGTCGTATTCAACGTTTGGGCTTTTTAACTCGGCCAGCAGTGTTTCGCGCCGCATCGAACTGGAGTGGCGGGTGGCCTGTTTCGCTTGGCCAAAATCGAAAACATCAATAACCAGCGAATTATCGTTAGCCGTATAAGCGCGAGCCTGCTGGATACTTTTGTGCGCTGGAATCTGCTGCAGAATATCGCCCAGCAAGCCCGGGTATCCGCCAAAGTGAATATAGGTTTGGCGACTGGCATCATGATTTTCCAACATAATGCGCTCTTGGCTGCCAGAGATGTTCGCCAATAATATCGCCGACAAATGCTGCAGAATTGTTTGTTCATCATTAGAGCTGAAATAACTGTTTGGCATGATGCCGAAGAAGTTGTCCAGCATGCTGTCTGTGGAATCTGTTACATACTGAATAAGACCCGACTTAAACGTTTCTTTAAGCTCGTTTGGCATGACCATTCCTTTGTTGGGTGAAAATCGCCTCTTGCTAAACTGTAACTAACGCACTGGTAAGCGCCATGAAAGTGCTTTGGCCAATAGCAATGCCCCGTTGCAGAGCTGCCTGAAACAAACACATCAGAGGCTTGGGCTTACCCTAGCCTCCGGCAGTCGCCAACCCCCGGCCTGATAAACGCTTAAAACCACTGCGTCATACCAGGTTGGTATCAAAACTGATACCAACCTGGCTAAAACGACTTTAATATGGATTAAAAGCGACCGGGTCGTGTAATAACTTTGGAACTATGCCCGCTCAAGCATTGCCAGAGCTTCGCGATTATAGGCGACGCGATTTTCCAGGGCTTCGTCTTTGGGGCGAATACCCAATTTAATCCCTAAGATAGGCAGATTCTTGGCATCAGCCACTTTAATACAGTGGTGTATTTGCTCTTCGGTCATCAACGAGCCTTCTGCACCAATCTCGGCTTTCGCCGACGGTGCTGCAGGCATATGAGTATCGGCCCAAGCGCCGTAGGGGGTCTCTTGATCGGAGACGCCTGAGAACATTAATCCGGCCAACACGCCAGCGTGTTTCGCTTTTTTAATATGTTCAATAGCTCCAGAAGTAGAGCGGGTTTCAATCACCGAACGCCCCCAGTTAATCACGACGCCTAGCTTCGCGTTACAGTGCTCGTTAACCGCTTTAATTACGTTTATTTCTTCTTCAAGAGTTAAAAAGCCCTTAGCGGGAGTTTGCCCCTCAATAAACGTATCGCAATGTTCAAGTACAATTCGCGCACCCTGCCAATCCCACCCCAGCATGGTTTCTAACGACGCTTTAAGCGAAGCCGGTGACGAGCTTGCTTTGGCTTTATTGGGTGCAGTTTGTATTTCAATGGCCTGTACCACCTGGCGCCCGGCATGGGCGTTTAGTTTAACAATCGCGGCGCGAGCTTTTTCCATAAAAGCCAAGGCCTGCTCGCGGCCTGCTGGGTCATCAGAGGCAATACCAAAATCAGGGTTTTTTCCTATCGCGCCCATAGTGCCGGGCACGCAAGTAAAAATATAACGCCAGTCGGGATCAATGTTCTGCAAAAACCAGCCATCATCGTGAGCGTGTAAATGCTCGCCCAAAAACGGATGCTCAAGGCCTTTAACGTTGGGCAATTGCTTTAAATGGTTGTAATAACTGGTTTCCAGTTCCGGGTTCCACCCGGAGGTACAGGGCGAGGAGGCGTAGGCGCCAACGTAGTAAGACATGGTTTTTCCTTGCGGTATCAGTGAGAGAGCATCTTATCAACTTTAAGCGCTAAGTTTCTAACCGCAACCGCAGAAGAACATCGCATAAACCGCATCCCTGCGGCCGTCTAGGCTTGTATCCTTACACATTGGAGCTGATAAATTTAAGCCCAGGCTAATAGGTTAAAATTTCACCTAAGCTTCTCACACCAACGCCATCGGCAGGGTCCCAGTTGCGATTAATGTGCATGAATGAACGTGGATCCAGCTCCATTAAGCCAATCATAGTTTCAGCGACTATGCGCGCGCCCACCGGACCAAGACCTTCCGCTGCGTCAAACTGCCCGGCTTTAGACTCCCGACCAATACACTCAGCTTCGCTCAACAGGTAAAACCACAAGGGTGTGCCGCTGCTGAGGTCAATATCTGCTCCGGCGATGTTCGCCGCCTTTTGCGAAACCTGGTCTATCTCGGACTTATCACGCCCCATAGCTTCTGCCACCTGCTCACCAGAAGGCAATTGAAAACCCTGCCCACGCAATAAATTTCGTGTCGCTAATGAAGACTCCCCAGAGGTAACAAACGGCAGATCAAGCAAATCCGACGCGAGCTGAGTATCCATTTTTTCAGCCATTTGTACCACATGGCCCGAATCGGCATTTACTAACTCATTCCAATCGACTACAGCATCCTTATCACCAAGCGGGGAAAACCCACGCCCCAACTTAGTGCCAAATAGCTCGAAAGAGGATCCATTTTTTTGTACCTGTATTTTTTGTGGGACCATTGAGTGACCAAATCGGTAAGCGGCGACGGAAAACTCTACGGGAATAAACGGGCTGCTATTGGTAGGACAGAAAAATTGTCGCCCATTCCCGAGTATTTCTGAAACAACTGCATTTCCACACATTGCGGGCAGAAAATCAGTAAGCACGCACCACTGGTAATGCCAGGTAACCTGCTGACGTGCATGCTCAAACAGCTCACCCCCCTCTAAAGCACTGTTGTCGGCATGGATTGCATCCACTACTTTGTTATGAAAACGAATAAACGCAAGCTGTAACTGAGAAATTATTCTGTTCTCGTCGTTACGTGGATCACCGATAATCGCCGTACCGTGAGATGTTCGGGGTAAATCGTCAGCGGCTAACGCTTCACTTTGATCCGGCGCGGCAGTGCCATCCGCCCCAGTTAACAGTTTTACGCCAGCGTATTCTCCGGCACCATAATACAAAAATGGGCTCGCCTCCGGGCCCTGACCGTATATACAATCCAGGTCTAAGGTTGGCGTTCGGGCATTGGACAGCTCATTAAGATCGACTGTTTGATCAAAACTCGTCTCCACATCCAAAGTAATGTCGTGGTCAATAAACTGACCAAAAAACACCATACCGACTGGAACAGAATCTGTTCGATTGGCATTTTTTCCGCCGTCCATAGGGCCATTCTTTTTCCCTAAAGCTTTAAGCGTATCGATTGGTGTGAATAGCGGGGGAAGATCAAACAGCCGGCCAAATCTATCTCCCTCGCTCCCTACATAGCCAAACTCACAATACTTATGAATGGCAGGCATTTTCTTTGTGCCATGATGCTGCGACATAATTAACCTCCTTTTAATGCTGTACGCTTAAATTAATACATTCGACATGGGATCATGGGTCTCCGCGAAAGAGACCTAAATTCAATAGAAATTGACTAACCCGTGGATCCAACTCAATTATCCGGAAGGAATTATCTTAGCTTATTAATTATCAGAAACATCTTTGCTAATTTCACCAGATACCTGAAACTACGGTTACTGGCGCAAAACGTACCGACAAAGCCGAGCGAGATCAGAGCCTATAATAACTGCCAAATAATATTTGATGGTTGGATGAATTTTTTTAAATCTATGCGTATTGACTATTCATCCAAATACAAGCATGGATAATCACGGTGGTGTCACTATAGAATCTTAACCTGGAAACTTGAACGAATAAAAAACTATAACTGAAAATCCCTTCATAACCCTCAATCCTATTTCAGAAACATGACAAGCCTAAAACTATCGGTAACATTGAACGACCAATAGCTTCTTTTCGAAACTCTTAGGTTTAATTCTGAATCTTATTATGTAGAGTTCAGGACGCCTCTATTTAGGCAATATAAACCTTGCAGGGTGTCTACTTTTTATGGGTAACTTGGCTAAACTCTTCGGTGTAGTGCTGGTGCTTTTTGCGTGCCATTTTGGACACCTCCATATAGAGTCAATATTACTATACAGGGTGTCTACTTTTTATGGGTAACTTGGTGACTTAACCACATTTCATTGCCTTCGGGACAATGACAAGTTTTTTGTCGTTTATTAAAGTCGAATTCGCTGGACGGAATAACACTCTTGATGCCTTTTAAAATGTCTCTGTGCCGCTTCCCGTATTTGTCTTTTTGCTTGGCAAAGGTTTTGTCACGACGACGAAATTGGTTGTCGGGAATATAGGCGTTGATGCCGGATTCACGAAGGTATTCATTGTTAGCGTCATTGGAAAAGCCCGTGTCGGCGGTGATGATCGTGTTTTCTTTATAAATGTCATCACTGATGCCGGTGCGGGCATAGCGTTCTTTCACGCTATGGAGCACAGGCTTGAGGGTGTGGTGCTCTTGCCCTTCTCCGAACGCTTGAGCATGCACAATTATCTGATGCTTTTTGTCGACGGTTGCGACACCGTTGTAGCCTTGAATGGTGCCCTTGCTGGTCGTCATTTTGGCCGACTCGTTGTCGGTGATATTGCTTTTGACTTCCTTGGGGCGCTTACCATTCCCCATCCTTGGGGACGCCGTCTTTAGGAACTTGTCGATGCGTTCAAACTCTTTCTCAAGAGTATCGGCCGCCTGCTGGAGTCGCTGTTTTCGCTCTCGCTCCTGAGGCTTGCGCCCGTCTAACTTTTTGTGCTCTTTCAGGCATTGGCGGACTTTCTTGCGCAATTTCTGCGACCTCTCCTCCAGCTCTTTCAATGTGCCGGAGTGTTCCTTGGCCGCGTTAGAGGACATTTTGCACCCGTCGATGGCAAACAGCTCATTACCGAGTAAGCCTTGCTCGTTACAAACCAGCAGGACTTGAGTGAAGACGTCTTCAATAGCCTCTGGGTAACGACTGATAAAACTGGCAATGCTGGTGAAATGGGGCACCAAATCGCAGAACAGAGCCTTAAAGATAATATTATGCTCGCACTGCCACTGAATCTCCCGACTGGACGTGATGCCTTTGGAGTAAGCGAATAACACAATTTTTAGGAGAATGGCTGGATCGTAAGCGCTGCGGCCGCCTTCTTCGTTCTTATAGTGATTGTAGAATGCTGACAGATCAATATGCTCTTCGATTAACCGATGAAGGGTATATTCAAACGTATTGGGTTGCAGCTGCTCCTCAAAGTTGATGACGACCATACTGTCCTGATCGTAGTTATATTTTCGGAAGTTGGGCATGGCCGGCTCTCCTTTTGGCAAGCCCCAATTTTAGCAAAAAACGCCTTGTTTTCTGAGTTTTTCTACAGCCTCAACGCCGCAATAAAGAGCGCGCGTCAGCGCGTCCAGCCGCAGGCGCCTTTGATTTCTTTGTTAGGTATTTAGTTGTCATATTTTTTACTTTGTAGCAAGAAAATAGAGAAGATACAGGATAATACCAAGATTCATATACGCTGTTGCCGACATCCCGGGAGCCCGATATAAGGGGTTTATGCGGTAACCTAGCCAGAAAATTAATCGAGCCACCACAAAAACTATTACGCAAGCCCATATAATTTGTAGATAACCTAAAGGTACAACTGTACTTAATGAAAGTGTTGCAATAGCAAAAACAAAATTTTGCTGAAGTGTATTCTCTGCCACATTCCCATCAATGATCATCTTGCTACTTTCCGCTCCTCGTGTAGGGTCTATGGCTTCACTTAAAAATCGAGAATTACCTACAGTGATAAGCATGATAAAAAAAGGGATGATAGCAACAACATTTGCATGCAAAGCAAAGGCGATACGCTCCTCAAATGAGCCGGTAATTTCTGGTATTGGCAAAGTGTTGGTGAGAATCCAAATACTTAGTGCCATTACAACAACTCCACTTGCAGCACCAATAGCGACAATTATTTGCTCTTTTCGCATGAAGTATCCTCGGCTTAGTTAAAATGCCTAACATTTGTATATCGCGCATGCGCATTATCATTTCTTGAAAAAGCATTAGGAGTTATGCGCAGGCTTTTGACTTATAAACTATTTAACCAATTTATTGGTCCTGGGAAGGAGAGGCAAAGTGTGCGTGCGCATCATCTCGCCCACGGCGGTCTTATTATTTAACCTTCCTATTTGGTTAAGCCTTTGACTATAAAGGTTTTTCCGTTAATTGGAAACCGAACCCCACTTCGAGCAGAGCCGACGCCGCTGTACAAGCCAGCAAGTGGGCATCAGATCGGATTCACGCTCTCTATTAACCGAAAAAAGGGCAGCTAAAAGCTGCCCCTATGTTTTTCCGTTCTACGTTCACGGTACCCCGTAAACCAATCAGCTACCCCGCCAACTGCCGCAGTACGTAGTGCAAAATACCGCCGTGGCGGTAGTAGTCCCACTCTACGGCGGTATCAATACGCACGCGCACTTCAAAGGAAATATCTTTGCCGTCTTTGTGTGCGGTCACACCCAGTGTTTTGGGCTCGCCTTCAATGGCGTCAAAGTCGAAGGTTTCCGACCCGTCCAGCCCCAACGACTCAACGCTTTCACCATCTTTAAACTGTAAGGGCAGCACGCCGAAACCGACGAGGTTAGAGCGGTGAATACGTTCAAAGCTTTGCGCGATAACCGCTTTAATGCCCAATAAGTTAGTGCCTTTGGCGGCCCAGTCGCGGCTTGAGCCGGTACCGTATTCTTTACCGGCTAATACAATCAGCGGTACCTTATCGGCCTGATATTTTTGCGAGGCTTCATAAATACTCATTTGCTCGTCGGTAGGCAAATACGTTGTCCAACCGCCTTCGGTGCCGGGGGCCATTTGGTTTTTAAGGCGCACATTGGCGAAGGTGCCGCGCACCATGACTTCATCGTTGCCCCGGCGTGAGCCGTAGCTGTTGAAGTCTTCGGGCTCTACCCCTTTTTCGCGCAGGTATTGCCCCGCTGGGCTATCGGGTTTGATAGCACCGGCCGGAGAAATATGGTCGGTGGTAATGGAGTCGCCCACTTTGACCAAACAGCGTGCGCCGGTAATAGGTTTAGCCTCGGGCAGTTCCATGGTCATGCCATCAAAGTAAGGCGGTTTTTTCACATAGGTGGATTCGGGCCAGGAGTAAATTTCATCTTCTGGCACGGGCAATTGCTGCCAGGCCTCGGTGCCTTTAAACACATCGGCGTATTTGTCGGCGTAAATGCCTTCGGTCATGGCGCTAGTAATCGTGTCTGCCACTTCTTTGGGGCTGGGCCAGATGTCTTTTAAATACACCGGCTTACCGTCTTTGCTTTCGCCGACCGGGTCGTTGAGTAAATCCACGTTCATATTACCGGCCAAAGCGTAGGCGAGCACCAATGGCGGCGAGGCCAAATAATTCGCACGCACATCCTGGTGGATGCGGCCTTCAAAGTTGCGGTTACCCGAGAGTACGCCAGCCACCAGGAGATCACCCGCGCGCACAGCGTTTTGCACCGGCGGCGGCAGCGGGCCGGAGTTACCAATACAGGTGGTGCAACCGAAGCCGACAATATCAAAGCCCAGCTCGGCCAATGGCTCCAGCAGGCCTGCGTTTTTCATGTAGGCGGGCACCACTTGCGAGCCGGGGGCGAAGGAGGTTTTCACCCACGGCTTGGTGGATAAACCCAGCTCGTGCGCTTTTTGCGCCACCAAACCGGCGGCCACCAGCACGGCAGGATTTGAGGTGTTGGTGCATGAGGTAATGGCCGCGATGACCACCGCACCATGCTCCAGCATAAACTCTTGTCCGTTCATCTCTACCGGCACCGCGCCTCGCTCGTGGAGGTTGGTGTTGTCCACGGCGGTCTGCCCGCCTTCGCTGGTAAAGCGGCCGTCTTCCGAACTGGCAATTTTTTGTTGCTGCTCCTGCAGCTCTTTTTCCAGCAGGGCATCAAACTCGGCTTTGGCGTCAGTGAGGGCGATACGATCTTGCGGACGTTTAGGCCCGGCCAAGCTGGGCACCACATCGCCCAAATCCAGGTGAAGAGTGTCACTGTAATCGGCCACGGGATCGTCGTCATGCCGCCACAGGCCCTGTGCTTTGGCGTAGGCTTCGACCAAATCAATTTGCTCTTGCTCGCGCCCGGTTAAAGCCAGGTAATTCAGGGTTTCGTCATCGATGGGGAAGATACCGCAGGTGGCGCCGTATTCAGGCGCCATATTGGCAATGGTGGCGCGGTCGGCCAGGGGCAGCTTAGACAGGCCCGGGCCGTAAAACTCCACAAACTTGCCCACCACACCTCGCTCGCGCAGCATTTGGGTCACGGTCAGCACCAAGTCGGTGGCGGTGGCCGAGGGCGGCAGCTCGCCTTTTAATTCAAAGCCCACGACTTCGGGAATCAGCATGGTAATGGGTTGTCCCAGCATGGCGGCCTCGGCTTCAATGCCGCCTACGCCCCAGCCCAGAACCCCCAGGCCGTTGATCATGGTGGTGTGCGAGTCGGTACCTACCAGGGTATCGGGCAAAGCAACTTTTTCGCCGTCGTGTTCCTCTACCAGCACAGCCTTGGCCAGATACTCCAGGTTTACCTGATGGACAATACCGGTGCCGGGCGGCACCACGCGAAAGTTGGAAAAGGCCTGCTGGCCCCAGCGCAAAAATTGGTAGCGCTCGTTATTGCGCTCAAATTCTTTTTCGGTGTTTTTAGCCAGTGAATCCGGGTTGCCGTAGTAATCCACCATAACCGAGTGGTCGATCACCAGATCCACCGCACCCAAGGGGTTAATTTTCGCCGGGTCGCTGTTCAGTTGGCGCATGGCGGCGCGCATGGCCGCCAAATCGACTACCGCCGGTACCCCGGTAAAATCCTGCAGCACCACCCGCGCTGGGGTGAAGTTAACCTGCTCGGTGGCCTCATCCGAGCCCTTCCAGCGACACAGTGTATGAATATCGTCCACGCTCACACTTTTGCCGTCTTCTTTGCGCAGCAGGTTTTCCAACAAAATTTTTAAACAGTAGGGCAGACGTTCGAGGTTGTAATCGCCGGCCAGGGCGTTGAGGTTGTAGTAGCGGTATGTTTGGCCGTTTACTTCGAGTGTACTTTTGGATTTAAAGCTATCGCTCACGGTTGTTTCCCCTTTGGCTAATCCATTTTTGCTGATACAGGAAGCAAGCTTTGCGCCGAATCCTGCACGGGTGAACTTGTTGCTAAAGCTTAGGCCATATGGGCGCCGTTGATAACCCATGGACGCTTATAGCGGTAATAGAGCCTGTAAATCCGCCAAGCGCATGTAAAGCTCACAAAAACCACGGATAAAAAAACGGCAACCGCCAAGGCAGGTTGCCGTATCAATAACGATGTAGAGACATCAACTCATGTACAGAAGGCAATGCATGCTATTCATTGCCCCACAAGCAAAGCTACAAACGCTCAGCTCTTCTGGCAGGTAACCGCCAGAACTGGTGTTATCGAGCAGGTACCCTTGGCACTAAAACCCGATAAAGAATTTGGAACCACAAGTATTCAAAACGACTAACGATTGCTGGAAAAGGGAAATTACCACCGAAATATTACAAATAAAATTTATTTTATATTTGATTTTACTTATAGCGCATTGATTTCATTTAAGCAAATGCTTTCTTATATAAAAATATATACTCAGCTACTTGGAGGTTTCTTGCAGATAACGGGCGTGACTGGGCATGTGCCCCACCACGGCGGCAATAGCTTCGCGCCGTTTTGTCATTAGCGCCTTTAGCTCGGCGGCGGGAATGGCATCCGCTTGGCGGGCGCAATGTTCGGGCACCACCCCCTGGCCGGTAAAAATGGCCACCCAGCTGGACTCAGCGTAAGACTCGTCGGCATACATAGGCACCCGCCCCGAGGCGCGGTAGACCTCTATTTTATGGGCGAGAGTGTCGGGCAGTTTTCGTTCCCGGCAAGTGCGCCAAAAGTCGCTGTCATCGCGCTCGCTGGTGCAGTAATGCAAAATTAAAAAGTCCCGCAGGCGCTCATATTCACCCTGGGTAATGCGGTTGTATTCCGCCTGCATAGGCGCGGTATCGCCACCGCTGGGAAACAGTTCTAAAAAGCGCAGCAATCCGGTTTGAATCAGCTGAATACTGGTGGACTCCAAAGGCTCCAAAAAGCCCGCTGCCAAGCCGAGGGCAAGACAGTTTTTATACCAGAAGTGCTCCCGGTGGCCGGTGACAAATTTAAGCGGGCGCGGCTCACCCAGGGCTTTTCCTTCCAGGTTTTGCAGCAGTTGCGCGGCTGCAGCATCGTCACTGATAAAGTCGCTGGCATACACCAGACCGTTACCTACCCGGTGCTGCAGCGGGATACGCCACTGCCAACCGGCTTGCCGTGCTGTAGCGCGGGTGTAGGGGGAGAGTTCATCTTGTCGCTCGCAGGCAACGGCCAGAGCGCGGTTACAGGGCAACCAATGGCTCCAGTCCCGAAAGGGCACCTGTAAAGCACGATTTAACAAACGCCCGTGAAAGCCGGTGCAGTCGATAAAAAAATCAGCCTCAACCCTTTCGCCGTTATCAAGCGTCAATGATTGAATATCGCCACTGTCACCACATAGCTGCACATCGGCTACCTGCCCTTCAATATGCTCCACTGCACGCGCGCAGGCGTAGCTTTGCAGCAGCGCGGCATAAAGGCTGGCGTCGAAATGGTAGGCGTAATCAAACGCAGCGATAGCGGCAAGACGCGGGTCATCCGGCGGCGGTGCAAAACGGTTGTGCCGTGCCGCCTGCGCGGAAAACGAGTAGTCCGCCAAAGGCGCGGTGTCGCCCAATGCCCTGGCGCGCAGCCACAGCTGATGGGCCGCAACCCCTTGATGGGCCGCGCCAAAGTCACCAAAGCCATGAAAGTACCGACTACCCGGGCGCAGCCAATCGCGAAACTCGATGCCCAGTTTGTAACTGCCACGAGTGGCGCGCACAAACTCGCGCTCATCCAGCCCTAAATACTGATTAAACTGACGCAAAATCGGCACAGTTGCCTCGCCCACTCCCACCGAGCCCAATTGCGGTGCCTCTATCAGCTTTACCTCAACCGGCTGCTGGGCGAAAAAGCGCGCCAAAGCGGCCGCGGCCATCCAACCAGCGGTGCCACCACCGAGAACCACGAATTTGTTTTTTGGGCGAGTCATAGGAAATGTACGAAGCGTAAGATCACGCCAGTGAAGCAAAATGCCACCCCCGGCACAAGGGCCGGGGGTGAGGGGGAGGTTTAGAACTGGGTACGTACCACAAAGGCAAAGCGGCGGTCGCCCTGAGTCCAGCCGTAATCGCCCGCGATTTGGGTATCACCCACTTCAAGCTTGGTGGACTCGGCGGTCAGGTTAGTCACCTGCAAGCCAACCTTCACATTGTCGTTGATGGTGTAGAACACCGAGCCATCCAGCTGACCATAGTCATCAAACCATACCGGACGGTTGATGTTAGCCGCTGAAGTCGTCAGCAGGTAGCGCTCGCGCCAGTTGTACGCCAAACGGGCCGACACATCGTATTTTTCGTACATCAGCGTCAGGTTATAGCTGTTATCCGAAATACCTTCGATGGGCAGAGACTCGTCGGTAGAACCTTCCACCTGAGGTGTTTCGAAAATGTTCACAGCTTCATTCATACCACCTTCGTTGTCGATAAAGGTGTAGTTAGCCTGTACGCCTAAACCATCGAACGGGCTGGGCAGCATGTCGAAAAACTGCTGGTAAGCCAACTCGGCGCCCTGCAATTTACCTTCAGAGGCGTTCACCTGACGGGTCACTTCAAAGTCGTAGGTTTGCCCACCGGAGGTGATGCTTTCTACCTGGTTGGTGGTGGCGATATAGTCTTTGATGTCTTTGTGGAACAGTGCCAGGGTGACGCTGTTGGCGTTGCCGAAGTAGTACTCCAGACTCAAGTCAATCTGATCAGAGACAGTCGGCTCCAGCTGGTAGTTGCCCCCGGTACCTGTACCCTCGTAGGGGGTGTTGGGGTTAAAGGCATTGTCCATAAAGTCAAAGCCCAGAGTGGTGTAGGGCTGAGTTTGATGGAACCCCGGGCGCACCATCGCGCGCGACAGGCCAAAGCGCATTTGCAGCTCTTCACTTAGGCTAAAGCGCAGGTTTAAGCTGGGCAGCACATTGGTGTAGCTGTGTTCGTAATCGGCGTAGTCGCCATAGGCGGCGTTATAGGCATCGGCAAAGGCCTGAGCGCCTTCACAGTCTGCAGACGGCGCTGTGGCACAGGCATCACCGCCGCCACCAGCGGCGGAACGTCCACGTGCGGTCAGCTCGGTTTCCACGACACGGACACCGATATTACCGTCAAAAGGAATACCTAAAATTTCACCGGCATCGTCGCCAAAGCGCGCCATCAAATACCCGGCTGTGGTCAGTTCTTTTTGGTTATTGATACCGGCACTGACGTTATCGGCGCGCGGGTTCAGATCGTAAGCGGTTTCCGGATCCAGCGGCACCCAGCCCCAACCAGCGCGCTGCACATCGGCCAACTGCTCGTAGGCGTAGTTGGGGTCGCGCGTCAGGTCATAAGTGGGGAACCAACCCACCGTAGGGGATGCAATATCACCGCCGTAGAAGTTATCAAAGGTGTACAGCTCGGTGCCGTCCTGAGTGTCTTGATCAAGATAAACAATGTCTTCAGGTGTCGGCGCACCACCCCAGAACTGGTTATTCAGCAGTGACCAGTTCCAGCCGGATTGACGGGTAATGGCTTCGCGATCCGAGCGGCGGGCGCCGAAGGATACACTACGCATAAAGCCGCTGTCGGTAAAGTGGTAATCCACATCGACCGAGCCCGCCAGAGCGTCGGCTTCGTTATCTTCAATGTGGTCCATCGCCGCGCCCCACCAGTAAGCGCCCTGTTGCGCTTGGCGCTCGTCGGCACTTACGTCAATCCAGGGGTCACTGCCAAAGCTAAAGTCGGCCTGAACATTGGAGTTAGAAGAAGGGCCACGCTCTTCACCAGCTAACTGGGTAAACAGGGCGTTGCTCAGCACTTCGGTGGTGGAGTCTACGTATTGCAGGTCACCTGTGATGGTCCAGTTTTCGGTGGGGGCATACTCAATATTAAAAGAGTAATCGCTGGTTTCAGCGTCGCGGCTACCAAAACGAGTATTGTTACTGATGCCCGCGTTGTAGAGCGTGCCGCCGGTTAAGAAACCTTCGTCATCGTAGGTAAAGTCACCGTTCCAGGGCATGATGTCGTTGCCCCAATCGGCATTGATACCCACCGCACGCTCTAAATCTTCGGCGTAGGTTGCGGTGCGAATCGCCTGTAAGGTCATCTCCAGCTTGTCGCTGGGCGCCCACTGCACGGCGGCGGAGTAAGAATCGCGCTCTTGCTCCCAGTCAATACGACGGAAGCCGAGG from the Gilvimarinus sp. DA14 genome contains:
- a CDS encoding DUF4862 family protein; its protein translation is MSYYVGAYASSPCTSGWNPELETSYYNHLKQLPNVKGLEHPFLGEHLHAHDDGWFLQNIDPDWRYIFTCVPGTMGAIGKNPDFGIASDDPAGREQALAFMEKARAAIVKLNAHAGRQVVQAIEIQTAPNKAKASSSPASLKASLETMLGWDWQGARIVLEHCDTFIEGQTPAKGFLTLEEEINVIKAVNEHCNAKLGVVINWGRSVIETRSTSGAIEHIKKAKHAGVLAGLMFSGVSDQETPYGAWADTHMPAAPSAKAEIGAEGSLMTEEQIHHCIKVADAKNLPILGIKLGIRPKDEALENRVAYNREALAMLERA
- a CDS encoding heme peroxidase family protein — its product is MSQHHGTKKMPAIHKYCEFGYVGSEGDRFGRLFDLPPLFTPIDTLKALGKKNGPMDGGKNANRTDSVPVGMVFFGQFIDHDITLDVETSFDQTVDLNELSNARTPTLDLDCIYGQGPEASPFLYYGAGEYAGVKLLTGADGTAAPDQSEALAADDLPRTSHGTAIIGDPRNDENRIISQLQLAFIRFHNKVVDAIHADNSALEGGELFEHARQQVTWHYQWCVLTDFLPAMCGNAVVSEILGNGRQFFCPTNSSPFIPVEFSVAAYRFGHSMVPQKIQVQKNGSSFELFGTKLGRGFSPLGDKDAVVDWNELVNADSGHVVQMAEKMDTQLASDLLDLPFVTSGESSLATRNLLRGQGFQLPSGEQVAEAMGRDKSEIDQVSQKAANIAGADIDLSSGTPLWFYLLSEAECIGRESKAGQFDAAEGLGPVGARIVAETMIGLMELDPRSFMHINRNWDPADGVGVRSLGEILTY
- a CDS encoding transposase, translating into MPNFRKYNYDQDSMVVINFEEQLQPNTFEYTLHRLIEEHIDLSAFYNHYKNEEGGRSAYDPAILLKIVLFAYSKGITSSREIQWQCEHNIIFKALFCDLVPHFTSIASFISRYPEAIEDVFTQVLLVCNEQGLLGNELFAIDGCKMSSNAAKEHSGTLKELEERSQKLRKKVRQCLKEHKKLDGRKPQERERKQRLQQAADTLEKEFERIDKFLKTASPRMGNGKRPKEVKSNITDNESAKMTTSKGTIQGYNGVATVDKKHQIIVHAQAFGEGQEHHTLKPVLHSVKERYARTGISDDIYKENTIITADTGFSNDANNEYLRESGINAYIPDNQFRRRDKTFAKQKDKYGKRHRDILKGIKSVIPSSEFDFNKRQKTCHCPEGNEMWLSHQVTHKK
- the acnA gene encoding aconitate hydratase AcnA, which translates into the protein MSDSFKSKSTLEVNGQTYRYYNLNALAGDYNLERLPYCLKILLENLLRKEDGKSVSVDDIHTLCRWKGSDEATEQVNFTPARVVLQDFTGVPAVVDLAAMRAAMRQLNSDPAKINPLGAVDLVIDHSVMVDYYGNPDSLAKNTEKEFERNNERYQFLRWGQQAFSNFRVVPPGTGIVHQVNLEYLAKAVLVEEHDGEKVALPDTLVGTDSHTTMINGLGVLGWGVGGIEAEAAMLGQPITMLIPEVVGFELKGELPPSATATDLVLTVTQMLRERGVVGKFVEFYGPGLSKLPLADRATIANMAPEYGATCGIFPIDDETLNYLALTGREQEQIDLVEAYAKAQGLWRHDDDPVADYSDTLHLDLGDVVPSLAGPKRPQDRIALTDAKAEFDALLEKELQEQQQKIASSEDGRFTSEGGQTAVDNTNLHERGAVPVEMNGQEFMLEHGAVVIAAITSCTNTSNPAVLVAAGLVAQKAHELGLSTKPWVKTSFAPGSQVVPAYMKNAGLLEPLAELGFDIVGFGCTTCIGNSGPLPPPVQNAVRAGDLLVAGVLSGNRNFEGRIHQDVRANYLASPPLVLAYALAGNMNVDLLNDPVGESKDGKPVYLKDIWPSPKEVADTITSAMTEGIYADKYADVFKGTEAWQQLPVPEDEIYSWPESTYVKKPPYFDGMTMELPEAKPITGARCLVKVGDSITTDHISPAGAIKPDSPAGQYLREKGVEPEDFNSYGSRRGNDEVMVRGTFANVRLKNQMAPGTEGGWTTYLPTDEQMSIYEASQKYQADKVPLIVLAGKEYGTGSSRDWAAKGTNLLGIKAVIAQSFERIHRSNLVGFGVLPLQFKDGESVESLGLDGSETFDFDAIEGEPKTLGVTAHKDGKDISFEVRVRIDTAVEWDYYRHGGILHYVLRQLAG